The bacterium region TGAACTCCACCCCCTCGCTTTCCAGCATGGCCCGCTGTTCCTCGCAGCCCTGTCCGGGCTGTAATGAGATGGTTCCCCGGCTGTTGATCACCCGGTGCCAGGGAAGCTTTTCCTTGCCCGAGCTGGAATGCAGCAGCCAGACGACCGCCCGGGCGCCTCTGGGATTGCCGGCCAGGGCCGCGATCTGTCCGTAGCAGGCTACTTTGCCGCGGGGGATGCGTTTGATGAGGGAGAT contains the following coding sequences:
- a CDS encoding MGMT family protein, coding for MFNKTVKYSEKIISLIKRIPRGKVACYGQIAALAGNPRGARAVVWLLHSSSGKEKLPWHRVINSRGTISLQPGQGCEEQRAMLESEGVEFSLQGKIDLKRFLWPGPVVRQGRNE